In one window of Arctopsyche grandis isolate Sample6627 chromosome 6, ASM5162203v2, whole genome shotgun sequence DNA:
- the LOC143913484 gene encoding uncharacterized protein LOC143913484, whose product MECRLCLCSAPAGSFVSIHDDPHPPRLEQLIWTCCRLRVRNGDHLPDMICHSCVNNLELLDSFRNACLQSDETSRVKLYGSLNVKPEEVMLDDLIWKDESNANLPPNISSPQDDGEVHEGKITSNDNTTEMLHSTCDTQKKQYKCVICPKSFSHKCRLVVHIGNHAGVKPYKCDICFKSFALKFALKRHLKCHSEEKPFICDICSKSYARKYNLQSHMIVHTERNPHKCDVCLKSFSSKDYLRGHMHIHSKVEPYKCDICLKYFVSKYDLKKHMLRHSGDKPFKCNICLKSFVQKYALMRHLKRHSNEKPFKCDICSKSVKSKQYMVVHMKVHMKAKSLKCDFCLKSFASKYILLKHLKSHLKDESHKCDICSELFTDTDSFRRHMQIHNKVKPHKCDICFKSFSTKYYYKTHMTRHSGENPFKCNICLKSFSTKYYYKTHVKRHSVEKPFKCHICLISFSLKDNLRRHVHVHTEIKPYTCIICSKSFVYKCDLIVHMKCHTEKGPHKCDVCLKSFASKDSLRGHMPIHAGVKPHKCDVCLKAFIRKSDLRVHMSMHTGVRPHKCDICLKSFVLKYALMRHLESHSEEKPFKCDVCSKSVKSKQNMYEHMKQHIDAKSLQCNLCLKSFSSKKCLLRHLQIHTGVKPHKCNICLRSFTRKSHLVTHMNVHTRVKPQK is encoded by the exons atggagtgcagactttgtctctgCTCTGCTCCGGCGGGgtccttcgtctccatccatgacgaccctcatccaccGCGTTTGGAGCAACtcatttggacctgctgtcggCTGCGG GTTAGAAACGGTGACCATCTGCCAGATATGATATGCCATTCGtgtgtcaacaatctggaattgctcgaCAGCTTTCGAAACGCTTGTCTTCAGAGTGACGAAACGTCGAGGGTGAAATTATACGGGTCTTTGAATGTCAAGCCGGAGGAGGTTATGCTAGATGATTTAATATGGAAAGATGAGTCGAATGCTAATTTGCCACCCAACATTTCTAGTCCACAAGACGATGGCGAA gTACACGAAGGAAAAATTACTTCGAACGATAACACAACAGAAATGTTACATTCAACATGTGATACTCAAAAAAAGCAGTACAAATGTGTCATTTGTCCAAAATCGTTTTCTCACAAATGTAGACTCGTTGTACACATCGGCAATCACGCTGGGGtcaagccatacaaatgtgacatttgttttaaatcattcgcCCTGAAATTTGCCttaaaaagacatttaaaatgTCACTCTGAAGAAAAACCGTTcatatgtgatatttgttcaaaatcatacgCTAGGAAATATAACCTCCAATCACACATGATTGTTCATACTGAGAGAAacccacacaaatgtgacgtgtgtttaaaatcattctctTCAAAAGATTACCTTCGTGGACACATGCATATTCATTCAAAGGTagagccatacaaatgtgatatttgtttaaaatattttgttagcAAATATGACTTGAAGAAACATATGCTACGCCACTCTGGGGATAAACCgttcaaatgtaacatttgtttaaaatcgttcgtTCAAAAATACGCTCTAATGAGACATTTGAAACGTCACTCGAAtgaaaaaccgttcaaatgtgatatttgttcaaaatcagtaaaaagtaaacaatatatGGTTGTACACATGAAAGTTCATATGAAGGCAAAGTCGCTCAAATGTgacttttgtttaaaatcattcgcttctaaatatatacttttaaagCATTTGAAATCCCATCTTAAAGACGAGtcacataaatgtgacatttgttcagaATTATTCACCGATACAGATTCTTTTAGAAGGCACATGCAAATTCATAATaaagtaaagccacacaaatgtgacatttgttttaaatcattttccaCCAAATATTACTATAAGACACATATGACACGCCACTCTGGGGAAAATCCGTTCAAATGTAAcatctgtttaaaatcattttctaccAAATATTACTATAAGACACATGTGAAACGCCACTCTGTAGAAAAACCCttcaaatgtcacatttgtttaATATCATTCTCTTTAAAAGACAATCTTCGTAGACACGTGCATGTTCATACAGAGATAAAGCCATACACATGtatcatttgttcaaaatcatttgttTACAAATGCGACCTCATTGTTCACATGAAATGTCATACTGAGAAAggaccacacaaatgtgacgtatgtttaaaatcatttgcttcAAAGGATAGTCTTCGTGGACACATGCCTATCCATGcaggggtaaagccacacaaatgtgacgtttgctTGAAAGCATTCATCCGAAAATCGGACCTCCGTGTACATATGAGTATGCATACCGGAGTaaggccacacaaatgtgacatttgtttaaaatcattcgttCTAAAATATGCTCTTATGAGACATTTGGAAAGTCACTCTGAagaaaaaccgttcaaatgtgatgTCTGTTCAAAATCAGTAAAAagcaaacaaaatatgtatgaacacaTGAAACAACATATTGATGCAAAATCGCTCCAATGTAATCTTTGCTTGAAATCATTCTCTTCGAAAAAATGCCTTCTTCGACACTTGCAGATCCATAcaggggtaaagccacacaaatgtaatatttgcttAAGATCATTCACTCGAAAATCTCACCTTGTTACACATATGAATGTGCATACTCGAGTCAAGCCACAAAAATGA